One Caldisericota bacterium genomic window, TACGTTTTCTACTGAAAATTGGAAGCGAGGCACAAAAGAGGTGAATTTTTTATTTCATTTATTAGTGGATTCTATAAACACATATATTCCAGAATTGCACGAAAATGGCGTAAAAATTAATTTTATAGGTGATATAGATCCTCTTCCTCTGTTTGTCAAAAATATGGTGCAATTTGCAGCTAAGACAACGCAGAACAACAATAGAATAGTCTTAAATATCGCTCTTAACTATGGCAGTAGAAGGGAAATTGTTCAAGTGGTAGAAAAATTGCTTCTTTTAGGAACAACACATGAAATTACAGAAGAAACATTTAAGCAATTTTTATATACTAAAGATCAGCCTGACCCAGACCTTATTATAAGGACAGGAGGTGAAAAGAGGTTGAGCAATTTTCTTTTGTACCAATCTGCGTACTCAGAGCTGGTTTTTACTGATACGTTGTGGCCCGATTTTACTGAAAAGGAATATTTGCAAATTTTGCGGGAGTTTTCAACAAGAACACGAAAATACGGTGCATTAAAGTGAAAAATATCTTTATAGTTGGTTCGACGGGATCTTTGGGCAAGGAAGCCCTGGAAGTAATAAAAAAGCTTGGTAATTACTATAAAGTTATTGGGATAACCGGTTTTCAAAATGTTGATGTAATGCTGAATCAGATAAAGGATTTTGATCCTCGGTATGTAGGGATGAGAGAAAATTATCTTGAGATCATCAAAAAAGAATTTCCAGGTAAATATATTTTTGATGTTGAAAAAGATTTGGAAGAAGTTGTTTTAGATGTGGAGACTGACCTTACTTTGTTTCTTTCTTCTGATATAGCTGCTCTTAAATCAATTGACCTTTTGCTGAGTAATGAAAAATATGTGGCAATTGCTAATAAAGAGTCAATTATTGCTGGAGGGGAAATAATATTTTCTCCGAATAGGCAAAAATATATTATCCCTGTAGATAGTGAGCTGTCTGCTTTATTTCAATGCCTTATTGGGGAAAAAAAGAACGCAGTGAAGAGATTTATAGTTACAGCCTCTGGTGGACCTTTTTGGGAACGGGATATTACTACATTTGATAAGATTACGCCCTCTGATGCTCTTCGTCACCCTAACTGGCGAATGGGCAAAAAAATCACAGTAGATTCTGCAACACTTATTAATAAGGCATTTGAAGTGATAGAATCTCATTTCTTCTTCGGTATAGATTATGAAAAAATTGAAGTAATTGTGCATAGAGAGAGCATAATTCATTCAATGATAGAGTTTGTAGATGGGAATATGAAAGCGCTTATGAGTACTCCTCTGATGTATTTTCCTTTGCAGTACGCAATTACCTACCCTGAAAGAGCTATAAATTCTTTTCCTGAATCTAGGTTAGATCTTGAAAAAGTAGAGAAACTTACATTTTATTCGTTAAATGACAATAAATTTCCAGGGTTTTTGGCTGCATTGGAGTATGGGAAGCGTGGCGGCAATTTTTTACCTCTTCTCATTGCTATAGATAAGGTTTTGGTTGACGCCTTTCTTAAAGAAATGATAAGCTTTTCTGACATCCCACGTCTTTTAGAGAAAGGTTTAAGCCAATTTACCTATAAAAAAATTGATTCAGTGTCTGATGTTGTAGAAGTTTATAATGAAGGTATACTGTTATGTGAAGAGATGATTAAAAGGAGTGTGAGATGAATTTAGCTTTACAAATTGTGTATGGTATAATTATAATCAGCATAATTGCTCTTGTTCATGAATTTGGACATTTTTTTGCTGCTAAAAAATCTGGTATTGCTGTTGAAGAATTTAGTATAGGATTTGGCCCAGCAATTATGAAGAAAAAAATGGGTGGGACTCTTTATAAAATAGGAGTTATTCCTATCTTAGGCTATGCAAAGCTTCGAGGAATGGATGATAATCTTGATGCTCCTGATGGGTTCTATACAAAAACGTTGTGGCAAAGGTTTATTTCTATTTTTATGGGGCCTGGAATGAATTTTATTTTTGCAATTATTATATTTGCTATTGTTTTTGCTTCTTTTGGCAATCCGTTTATTCGCACTACAACAATTTCTTCTGTGATGGCAGAAAGTCCTGCATATGTAGCAGGCATGCAACAAGGAGACAAAATTATCGAAATAGATGGTGAGTACATTGACTCCTGGGAAGAAATGACGGATATTATTCGTGCGAGTGATGGAAGAGCATTACAGGTTATGGTTGAAAGAAAAGATGAAAAGATTTCATTGACTATAATACCTGAAAAAGACCCTATTTCAAATGCATGGGTCATTGGAGTTTATTCGTCAACTGAAAAATACTCTCCATTCAGAGCTTTGTGGGAAGGTGTTGTTTGGACTGGGAAATTGCTTCATCAGATGATTGTTTCTATTCCACTACTTTTTACCATGAAGGGAATTTCGTCTGTTGCTGGCCCTATTGGTATTGCAGCAATGACAGGCCGGGCTGCGAGTGGTGGTTTTGCAAGTTTACTCTGGTTTTCTGCGTTTATCAGTATTGCAATAGGTTTTACAAATCTTCTTCCAATACCTGCTCTTGATGGAAGTTGGATTATTCTCATACTGTGGGAAGCAATAACTCACAAACCTGTTCCACCTGAAAAACAGCTTTCTGTTCAAGGTGCAGGATTTATAGTTATTTTAGGTATCATGTTTTTAGTCAGCATCAATGATATTATACGTCTAATAAGCAGATGAGATCAAAATCAATTCCTGTTAATATAGGGAACAGGACAATTGGTGGAGGGAACCCCATTCTTGTCCAGTCTATGACTAAAACAGATACAAGAGATATTGTATCAACAGTGAATCAAATATTGCGTCTGGAAGAAGAAGGTTGTGATCTCGTGCGCGTAGCAGTGCCAGATATCGAATCTGCGGAGGCGCTTTCAAAAATTAAAAGTAAAATACATATTCCACTTATTGCTGATGTTCATTTTGACCCATTGATTGCGATGGAATCAATCAAGCAAGGAGCGGATAAATTACGTTTAAATCCTTCCAACATTCAGGACGAAGAGTGGATTAAAAAAATTGCACTTAGGGCGAAGAAGCGGAATATTCCTATTCGTGTTGGTACAAATCTTGGTTCATTTAAAAAAAAGCCAGATAATCCTATTGAGGCACTTGTAAAAAATACATTGGACGAAATAAAGATACTTGAGAGCATTAATTTTAGCAATATTATAGTGTCCATTAAAACATCTGATATAATACTAACGGTTAGGGCAAATGAAAAAATTGCTAAACTTGTTCGATATCCCTTGCATATCGGCATAACAGAAGCTGGGCCAAAAGAAGAATCGCTGGTGAAGAGTAGCGTTGGAATTGGATATCTTTTAATGGAGGGTATTGGTGACACTATCAGATATTCTATCACAGCAGATCCAGTTGAAGAAATAAAAGCTGGAATAACTTTACTCAGGAGTCTCCGTTTAAGAAAGGGAGGATTAGAAATTGTATCTTGTCCAACCTGTGGGCGATGTGAGATCAATCTTTTTGAAATTGTAAAACAAGTAAAAGAGGAATTTAAAGAGGTTGATATCCCTGTAAGGGTTGCTATTATGGGATGTGTGGTAAATGGCCCTGGAGAGGCAGCTGATGCTGATATTGGCCTTGCTGGAGGCAAGAAAAGTGGAGTAATATTTAGAAAAGGCAAAGCAGTAAGAATTGTAAAAGAGGAGCACCTCTATTCTGCTTTTAGAGATGAATTAAAAAAACTCATTGAAAGCAAGAAATAATTTTCTAAAACTTCAGATAACGACGAGTAAATTTTTTAAGGAATGTTTTGAACAGGTGATAAAATTTGAAAAAGCTAAATAATATAGTATCATAATGGATAATGAAAGAAAAAGTTAAAAGCGCAGTAGAAGATATAGTAGATATAAGAAATAAGAAAGATGCTCAGATGATATTTGGAGTATTAGATGAAAATGTCAAAGCAATTGAGAATGAGCTTGGCATTGATATTATTTTGCGAGACGAAGTGATACATCTTATAGGGGAAGAAAGAAATGTCCATATTGCTAAAAAAGTTCTTCAACAAATTGAGAATATGGTAAAAAAACATTATAACTTCTCAGTGGATGAAATTATCTATGCAATAAAACATTCCCAGGGTAAAAGCTTTCTTCAAAATCTTCCGGAAACTGTTATTATTGCAGATATTAAGGGAAGAAACGTTATTCCTAAAACTTTTGGGCAGAGAAATTTTGTACAGGCGGTGGAAAAAAGCGATATTACATTTGTTATTGGCCCGGCTGGGACGGGAAAGACGTATCTTTCTGTGGCTATTGCTGTAAAATATCTTTTAACAGGTAGGGTAATGCGTATTGTTTTGACTCGTCCCGTAATCGAGGCGGGTGAAAAATTAGGTTTTCTCCCTGGAGATATACAGCAAAAAGTAGATCCTTACTTTAGACCAATATATGATGCCTTGTACGATTTATTAGGGCAAGAAAAAGTATATAAGTTTATTGAAAATAAAACAATAGAGATTGCACCGCTAGCTTATATGCGGGGGAGAACGTTAAATAATGCTTTTGTTATTTTAGATGAAGCTCAGAATACAACACCATTGCAAATGAAAATGTTTCTCACAAGGCTTGGGGCTGGATCTAAGATGGTCATAACAGGAGATATAACTCAAAGCGATCTTGATTTTGTACACAGCGAATCTGGTTTACATAAAATAAAAAGGATATTGAAAGAGATTGAGGGTGTTAGCTTTAATTATCTTACAAGTGAAGATGTTGTACGGCACAAACTTGTGCAGAGAATTATTAATGCATACGAGAGGATAGAACATGACAAGGAATAGCCGTTTTTCTTATAATATTTTTACTGAGAAAAATATTATTCGTAATTTCATTTTGTATTTTAAGAGCAATATAGTTCCTATTATCTTAGTAATTTTTCTTGCCATTATCATTATTGTACCGATGTTCTATTCCTATTTTCCGGCAAAGCTTAACCTCAAAGAAGGCGATGTAAGCCCTCATGAAATTATAGCTAATAGAGATGTATCGTACATTGATGTTGCTAAAACTGAAGAACTACAAGAAAAGATGTTAGAATCTGTTTCTCCGGTGTATCTTCTTGATAGAAGCAAAGAAGATGAGGTTTTTTCTAGCATAAATAATTTTTTTGATTCTTTAACATCAATTTTGTCGAGCAAAGATGATGAGATATTGAAAAGAGAAAAATTACTTGATCTCTTAACAAATAATACCCAGATTGCTGATTTTTTCTTGCATGAACCAATTGGAAGAATAGAGCAGTTGCGCAAAACTTTGGAAGGCATCGTGTATAAGTTGATGTTGACTGGAGTGAGGAGCGATAAAATTTCTCAAGCTACCAAAATGGGATTAGAAACAATTGCCGAGTTAGACTTAGAAGAAGAGGAGAAAGAGCTTTTGATCTATGCATTAAATCATACTATTCAGCCTAATTTAATATATGATAAAGAAGCTACCGAAAGAGAGATTAAAAAAGTAAAAAATGCAGTGTCTCCTGTCGTCATTACGATTGTAAAGGGAGATGTAGTAGTGAGAGAAGGAGAGAAAATTACGGCTGATAAAATAAAAGTATTAGAGGCTCTTGGGGTGATTCGTACAGGGGATGATTGGAAAGTAGTGCTTAGTATTTTTGCTTTTACTTGCATTTTTTTACTTCTTTCCTTTATCGCAATTAAAAGATCCGTTGTTGTTAATCCTGGCAATATTGTGAAAAAAACTGCGGAATTTACAATTATCATTAGTATTGTTTATATCGTATCGATATTCTTAGACAATATTTCTCCGTACCTTGTTCCTATTCCTTTACTTGCTATGCTTGTTTTTGCTTTCTTTGATTTCACTACTGCCTTAACTGTTACTCTTGCTTTTTCTTTTTTACTTTCATTTCCTTTAGATTTAAGATCTCCTATCATGTTTGCTGTTATAGTTTCGTCCATAATTTCTATGTTTTTGCTTCGTAAAATGGCGAAAACGATTACATTTCTTTATGCAGGCATTGTTGGAGGCCTGTCTATGTCCTTCATTGCCTTATTTATGGGCTTGTCTTCCAAGCTTGTTTTTAAACAAATTGGATTAAACATATCTTTTGGTTTTATAAATTTTTTGGGAGGTTCTATTGTTGCATTGGGAATGGTTTTTGTTATGGACCATCTGTTTAATGAGGCAACTACACTAAGGTTATTAGAATTAGGAGATACAGGAGCTCCTTTACTAAGAGAGTTGCTTATTAAAGCCCCGGGCACGTATCAGCACAGCATGATTGTTTCTAATCTTGCTTCTTCGGCTGCTGAAAAAATTGGGGCAAATGCGCTGCTTGCAAGAGTTGGCGCATACTATCATGATATCGGAAAGATGTTTCACCCTTATTTTTTTACAGAAAACCAACAAGCGATCCCAAACATACATGATGAACTTACTCCAAATCTTAGTAAAACTGTCATTATCAATCATGTTAAGGACGGTATACATCTGGCGAAAAAATCCCGTTTACCCCAGGAAATAATCGATTTTATTGCGACACACCATGGAACCACTGTCGTGTCCTACTTTTATCATAAATCCAAAGAGAGTAATGGCGCAGTACAAAAAAGCGATTTTCGTTATCCAGGGCCTCTTCCTCAAAATAAGGAAACAGCTATTGTTATGCTTGCAGATGCCGTAGAAGCAGTTGGACATACTGTTTCAAATCCTGATTTTAACAAAATTGAAGAGATGGTAAATTCTATTATAAAAAGTAGAATCAGTGACGGTCAATTAAATGAATCAGACATTACGTATAAAGATTTAGCAGAAATTAAAGATTCGTTTGTAGGAACGTTACTTTCTTTATTTCATACAAGGGAGAGTTATCCGGAGAGCGATGAAAGTGGAAATGATTAATTACACTCAAAAGTATATTATTGATATAAAGAAGTTAGAGAAATTGGTCAAGCGTATTGGCGAGCTTGTAAACTACAGAGACGGTATTGTTAGCATATCGTTTGTGGGGAAAAAGAGAATAAGAAATATAAACAAACGTTTTAGAAAAAGTAATAAAACGACAAATGTTATTTCTTTCTCGTTTCTGGATGTTGTAGCAGATGAGAAGATTATTGGTGATGTTGTAATTTGCCCAATTGTTGCATCAGAAGAGGCAAACAAGTATGGTAATAATTTTGTTGATCATATTACATTTCTTTTGATCCATGGTTTTTTGCATTTGTTGGGCTATGATCATATTAGGAAAGAAGATCAATTACTTATGGAAAAGAAAGAAGAAGAAATATTCAAGAGTATTCCACGGTGGAATTTTATAAAGGAGGCTGGGCATTGATGGAATTATCGAGTTGGATTTATTATCTTTTGGCCTTAATCTTATTGTTGATCTTTTCTGCATTTTTTTCTGGAATAGAGGCTGCTCTTTTTTCCGCATCGAGAATTAAACTTGAATCTATGGCTTTACGTGGATCTGCTGTAGCTAAAAAGATTTTGGAATTGAAGAAAAAGCCAGAAAAGTTTATAGGGTCTATTGTACTTGGGAATAACTTTGTAAATATTCTTGCTTCAGTTTTAGCTGCTTATTTGAGTGTTTCTTTTGCTGCGGCAAGACAACTTCCCCAATCTTCAGCAATTGCCATTACTACTGTAGGTATGACAGTTATTATTGTACTGTTTGGCGAGATGATTCCCAAAAGCATTTCCTCTTATCATCCTGAAAAGGTATCTATAACATTTTATTCTCCTTTTTTATTTTTTTGGTATCTTTTTTTCCCTTTTGCCTGGTTTTTGTCTGTAGTTTCAAAAGGATTTCTTGTACTTTTTGGCATAAAACATGAGAAGCAAAAAGTATTTGTTGATCATACTGAGGTTCTTGATATGCTGCATCTCAGTAAAGAAGAAGGAATAATTAAAAAAAACGAAGAGGAAATGATTTTTAGTATTTTTGAGTTTGGCGACACGCATGTACGAGAAGTGATGATACCAAGGGTTGATGTTATAGCTCTCCCTGTAGATGCTAATCGGGAGCATATTTTGGATGTAGTTGTGCAAAGTAATCACTCGAGAATTCCCGTATATGCAGAAAAAATGGATGAAATTATAGGTGTTTTATATGTAAAGGATCTTTTTAAACTGTTTGCAAGTGGAAAATCTGAAATTGACCTTGAGAATATAGCGAGAGAAGCGTATTTTGTGCCAGAGACAAAGTGTGTGGACGAGCTTTTTAGAGAGATGCAAACTAAAAAAATACAGATAGCTCTTGTCTTTGATGAATATGGTGGCATCTCCGGTATTGTTACAATGGAGGATTTGTTAGAGGAAATTGTAGGAGAGATCCAGGATGAACACGAAAAAGGCGAAGAAATCTTTCAAAAAATTGGAGAAAACGCATATCTTGCATCAGGTACAATGGGTATTGATGAATTTAATGAGTTTTTTGGAAAGAATTTGCCTAGCGGAGAGGCAGATACAATTGGTGGTATTATATTAGAAAGGTTGGGAAGGTTGCCTCATCCCGGGGAAGAAGTGAATTTTGACGGTTTTAAATTAATTGTGAGTAAAATCAGAGGGAGAAGAATCCTTAAAGTGAAAGTAATTCTAAAACCAGGAGGTTAAGAAATTCAATGAACAGGGACGAATTACTGAAAATGGCTATTAAAGCACGAAATAATGCTTATGCTCCTTATTCTCATTTTAAAGTAGGGGCGGCGATACTCGCAAAAAATGGGAAAGTATATAGTGGATGCAATATAGAGAACTCAAGCTATGGCGCAAGTGTTTGCGCAGAAAGAGTCGCATTGTTTACAGCAGTGAGCGAAGGTGAAAAAGAATTTTTATCTATTGCTATTGCAACCGATACTAAAAAACCTGTGATGCCGTGTGGTATATGTCGGCAAGTATTATCGGAATTTGCTCCTAACCTTAAAATTTATGCAATAAATATTGATGGCAAGGTGAAAGAAGCATTACTTGATCAGATACTGCCAGATGCATTTACGAAAGAAGATTTAGGAATATGAAATGAGAGACATTATTCTTGCAGGAAATTGGAAGATGCACAAAACTATTAAGGCGAGCAAAGAGATTGCTGTGTGCCTAAAGGAAAAATTTGCTGGATTACCGCTTAATGTAATTATTTTTCCTTCCTTTACAGCTCTTTATTTTATAAGCGAATTATTAAAGGGCACCAATATAAGTGTCGGTGGGCAAAATGTCTATTTTGAAAAGGAAGGAGCTTTTACTGGAGAAATTTCTCCAATAATGCTTAAGGAAGCAGGGGCTAGGTATGTGATTGTAGGGCATTCCGAGCGCAGGAACATTTTTAAGGAACCAGATGAACTTATAAAAAAGAAAATTCGTTCGGTGGTTGAAAATGGGATGGATGCGATACTTTGTGTGGGAGAAAAAATTGAAGAGAGGGATGCTGGAAGAACAGAGGAAGTTATCAACAAAGAAATTAGAATAGCTCTTGATGGCATTTCTAGGGAAGTTCTTGATCGTATTATTGTTGCATATGAACCTGTATGGGCAATTGGTGCGGGAGTTACTGCAAGTCCGGATGAAGCAGCTGATATACATAAATTTATAAGGTCTATTCTGGATGACTTGTTCGGTAGAGGTATGGGGGAGAATACGACAATTCTTTATGGTGGAAGCATAAAACCCAAGAACTTTAGAGAATTTGCTATATTAGACGAAATTGACGGAGGACTTGTAGGTGGAGCCAGCCTAAAATGTGAAGATTTTTACGATATTGGTAAGATATTAGCAGATTGTAAAAAGTTATAAATTTCTAATTACTTTAAAAGAGGAGGTGTTATAATGGATGAATTTTGGGAAAAAGTAAAAAAAGGTGCGCAGGAAGCCAGTGAAAAGGCTGCTTGGTTTGGAAAGACTGCAAAAATTAAAGCTGAAATTGCTTCACTCAATTCCTCTAAAAGAGGCAAATTTATAGAGTTGGGAGAAAAGATCTATTTTTTGTACAGGAAAGAAAAATTATCAGAAAAGACCAAAACTGAAGTTCGAGACATTCTAGAAAAATTAGATGGTATTGAAAAAGAAGTGAAGGAAAAAACTAAGCAAGTTGGACCGGTAATGGAAAAAAAGGATATGGGAAAAAAGAGAAAGACTCCAGAGAAACCTAAAGATATTGGTAAAACAACTAAAAAAAAGAGAAAGACTCCAGAAAAACCTAAAGATATTGGTAAAACAACTAAAAAAAAGAGAAAGACAAAAAAGCGGGAAACGAAAAAATAGAAGAGGAGATCTTCCGCCCTCTAAGAAAGAAGAAAGTAGCGATGAAGTAGAAAATAGAGGGAGTATTTCCCTCTATTTTTATTAAATATGATTAAATATATTATTGAAGAACTTAAGAAAAATAAGAACTACTACAATCAATTTGTAAGGATATTTGAAGTTCCAGGCAAGTCTTTTGATTTGCTTTCTATTCCAGATTTTTTGCATGACACTCTTCGGCAATATCTCTTACAGCAGGGTATATTATCGCTTTTTCCTCACCAGATTAAGACAATAAATTCTATTAAAAACGGAGAAAATGTTATTATTACAACTGGTACAGCAACCGGCAAAACACTGTCCTTTAATCTGCCAGTGCTAGATTATCTTCTGAAAAATAAAAGCAGCACTGCTCTTTATATTTATCCTACAAAAGCATTGGCACATGACCAGCTTAAAAAGATTAACGACATACTTGTCAATGAAGATATTATACTTGGGGCTTATGATGGAGATACGCCTTTTTCTGAAAGAAATTTTTTAAAGAAAAGAGCTTGCATTCTCCTTACAAATCCTGACATACTTCATGTTGGCATTTTGCCATATCATACGAACTGGAGCAAATTTTTTTCTCGACTAAAATTTGTTGTAATCGATGAAGCTCATTATTATAGGGGAATTTTGGGTTCACATATGAGTGAAGTAATGAGGAGGTTAAGGCGTATTTCTCATTACTATGGAAGTTTTCCTCAGTTTATCTTATCATCTGCGACGCTTCAAAATCCGGAGGAATTTGCGTTTAAGCTTATAGGGGAGCGAGTACGAAAGGTGGGATTTTTAACTGCGGCTCCTTTTAAAAAATACTTTATTATTTTTGACCCACTTTGCATTGATGCTAAAACAAACTTAAAAAGGAGTATTTACAAAGAAGCAGCTTGGATTATGGAAGAACTTTTAAAAAACAATCTGCGAACTATTGTTTTTGCACGGTCAAGACGAGGCGTTGAAATGGTAACGAAAGACCTTTTGAGCAAAGTAAATACTACTGATAGGAGCCTTATTTCGTCATATAGAGCGGGTTACTTGAAGAAATTGAGAAATGACATTGAAGAGAAACTACGAAATGGCGAAATTAAAATCATTATTACTACAAATGCGCTTGAGTTAGGCATAGACATCGGAGATCTTGATGTGACTATTATTATTGGTTATCCCGGAACAATTTCTAGTGTTTTTCAGGAATCGGGGCGTTCGGGTAGGAACAGTGAATCTGTTACAATTTTTATTGCAGGAGTAAATCCACTCGATCAATATTTTGTTAAAGATCCGGATTACCTTTTCAGAGAAAGCTTTGAAAGTATTGCAATTAACCCGGATAATCCTCACATTCTTACTCCTCATATTAAATGTGCTTCTTATGAAATGCCGATCAATGACACTATAGACTTCGAATACTTTGGGAGAAACTTGAAGGACAGTTTAAGCACTCTCTCTCGTCAAGAAGTTTTAGAGCGAAGAGGATATAAATTTTACTATGCTTTAAGAGATTACCCTGCTGCTAAAGTACATATCAGGGGTGGTAGTGGTCAGGATATTATGCTCATAAGCGAAGAAACTAACGAAGTGCTTGAGATAGTTTCTATGAGAAGAGCCGTTGAGGAAGTTTTTAAAGGGGCAATTTACTTTCACCTTGCTGATCCATATTTTGTGCATGAACTTAATTTACAGGATAAATACGCGCTTCTTTCAAAGACTAATTTAAACTACTATACAGATTCTCTTACCATTCATAGGATAGATATCAAAGGTATGAATAAGAAAGAAAAGTTTCATGGTTTAGATATGTATTTTGGCGATGTTTTGGTTAGTGAAGCGACAATTGGTTTTATGAAGAAGCAATATGGTACGGATAGAAAAATAGGCGAAGAAGAGCTGAAGCTTCCCATGATGACTTTTACTACAAAAGCATTTTGGTTTACATTAAATTTATCTCTTGAAAAGCTTATTAAGGAGACGGAAGAAGACATTTTAGGCACTATTCATGCTGTTGAGCATTTACTTGTTGCAATGATGCCGATAGTTGTTATGTGTGATAGAAATGATGTTGGAGGAGTTTCTCATTCTCTTCATCCAGATACTGGTAAAGCAACAATATTTGTGTATGATGGAGCAGAGGGAGGCGTTGGTCTTGCTGAAAAAGGTTTTGAACGCGCTGAAGAACTGTTTACTGCTGCATATAAAACAGTTTTAACTTGTTCTTGCAAAACAGGGTGCCCTTCTTGCATTTTTTCTCCAAAGTGCGGAAATAGAAACAGTCCCCTTAGCAAACGTGGCGCAATTGTATTATTGAGAGAGATACTTAAATGAAATTTTTAAAATTTGTAGGAATTATTTCGATTGCCATTATTATTATTCTCGCAAGCTTTTTTTCTCTTTTGTTTAGCAGACATTTTTATTCTTATGAGTTTGAAAAGCAAAATATATCATCTTCCTCGGAATTATCAAACTTTCAATATGTAAGCTATTCAAGCCAAATTGTTCAATACTTTTTCAGAAAAGGAACCCTTTATATAACCGATGAAAATGGAAATGTTATTGAGAATTTTTTTTCCAGAAAGGAAATTATTCATATGCAAGATGTAAAAAATGTTATGCAAATGGCGTTGTCTATTTTATTCGCTTTGTTTATTGTTAGCTTTATTCTTATTTTATTATTGAAGAGTAGAAAAATTCTTTTCCAACGTGCTGCAGTTGGCAATTTAATTTTTGTATTATTTATTAGTACTATGATTGT contains:
- the rseP gene encoding RIP metalloprotease RseP; the protein is MNLALQIVYGIIIISIIALVHEFGHFFAAKKSGIAVEEFSIGFGPAIMKKKMGGTLYKIGVIPILGYAKLRGMDDNLDAPDGFYTKTLWQRFISIFMGPGMNFIFAIIIFAIVFASFGNPFIRTTTISSVMAESPAYVAGMQQGDKIIEIDGEYIDSWEEMTDIIRASDGRALQVMVERKDEKISLTIIPEKDPISNAWVIGVYSSTEKYSPFRALWEGVVWTGKLLHQMIVSIPLLFTMKGISSVAGPIGIAAMTGRAASGGFASLLWFSAFISIAIGFTNLLPIPALDGSWIILILWEAITHKPVPPEKQLSVQGAGFIVILGIMFLVSINDIIRLISR
- the ybeY gene encoding rRNA maturation RNase YbeY, with the protein product MINYTQKYIIDIKKLEKLVKRIGELVNYRDGIVSISFVGKKRIRNINKRFRKSNKTTNVISFSFLDVVADEKIIGDVVICPIVASEEANKYGNNFVDHITFLLIHGFLHLLGYDHIRKEDQLLMEKKEEEIFKSIPRWNFIKEAGH
- a CDS encoding HDIG domain-containing protein, whose translation is MTRNSRFSYNIFTEKNIIRNFILYFKSNIVPIILVIFLAIIIIVPMFYSYFPAKLNLKEGDVSPHEIIANRDVSYIDVAKTEELQEKMLESVSPVYLLDRSKEDEVFSSINNFFDSLTSILSSKDDEILKREKLLDLLTNNTQIADFFLHEPIGRIEQLRKTLEGIVYKLMLTGVRSDKISQATKMGLETIAELDLEEEEKELLIYALNHTIQPNLIYDKEATEREIKKVKNAVSPVVITIVKGDVVVREGEKITADKIKVLEALGVIRTGDDWKVVLSIFAFTCIFLLLSFIAIKRSVVVNPGNIVKKTAEFTIIISIVYIVSIFLDNISPYLVPIPLLAMLVFAFFDFTTALTVTLAFSFLLSFPLDLRSPIMFAVIVSSIISMFLLRKMAKTITFLYAGIVGGLSMSFIALFMGLSSKLVFKQIGLNISFGFINFLGGSIVALGMVFVMDHLFNEATTLRLLELGDTGAPLLRELLIKAPGTYQHSMIVSNLASSAAEKIGANALLARVGAYYHDIGKMFHPYFFTENQQAIPNIHDELTPNLSKTVIINHVKDGIHLAKKSRLPQEIIDFIATHHGTTVVSYFYHKSKESNGAVQKSDFRYPGPLPQNKETAIVMLADAVEAVGHTVSNPDFNKIEEMVNSIIKSRISDGQLNESDITYKDLAEIKDSFVGTLLSLFHTRESYPESDESGND
- the ispG gene encoding flavodoxin-dependent (E)-4-hydroxy-3-methylbut-2-enyl-diphosphate synthase: MRSKSIPVNIGNRTIGGGNPILVQSMTKTDTRDIVSTVNQILRLEEEGCDLVRVAVPDIESAEALSKIKSKIHIPLIADVHFDPLIAMESIKQGADKLRLNPSNIQDEEWIKKIALRAKKRNIPIRVGTNLGSFKKKPDNPIEALVKNTLDEIKILESINFSNIIVSIKTSDIILTVRANEKIAKLVRYPLHIGITEAGPKEESLVKSSVGIGYLLMEGIGDTIRYSITADPVEEIKAGITLLRSLRLRKGGLEIVSCPTCGRCEINLFEIVKQVKEEFKEVDIPVRVAIMGCVVNGPGEAADADIGLAGGKKSGVIFRKGKAVRIVKEEHLYSAFRDELKKLIESKK
- a CDS encoding PhoH family protein — protein: MKEKVKSAVEDIVDIRNKKDAQMIFGVLDENVKAIENELGIDIILRDEVIHLIGEERNVHIAKKVLQQIENMVKKHYNFSVDEIIYAIKHSQGKSFLQNLPETVIIADIKGRNVIPKTFGQRNFVQAVEKSDITFVIGPAGTGKTYLSVAIAVKYLLTGRVMRIVLTRPVIEAGEKLGFLPGDIQQKVDPYFRPIYDALYDLLGQEKVYKFIENKTIEIAPLAYMRGRTLNNAFVILDEAQNTTPLQMKMFLTRLGAGSKMVITGDITQSDLDFVHSESGLHKIKRILKEIEGVSFNYLTSEDVVRHKLVQRIINAYERIEHDKE
- the dxr gene encoding 1-deoxy-D-xylulose-5-phosphate reductoisomerase, with the translated sequence MKNIFIVGSTGSLGKEALEVIKKLGNYYKVIGITGFQNVDVMLNQIKDFDPRYVGMRENYLEIIKKEFPGKYIFDVEKDLEEVVLDVETDLTLFLSSDIAALKSIDLLLSNEKYVAIANKESIIAGGEIIFSPNRQKYIIPVDSELSALFQCLIGEKKNAVKRFIVTASGGPFWERDITTFDKITPSDALRHPNWRMGKKITVDSATLINKAFEVIESHFFFGIDYEKIEVIVHRESIIHSMIEFVDGNMKALMSTPLMYFPLQYAITYPERAINSFPESRLDLEKVEKLTFYSLNDNKFPGFLAALEYGKRGGNFLPLLIAIDKVLVDAFLKEMISFSDIPRLLEKGLSQFTYKKIDSVSDVVEVYNEGILLCEEMIKRSVR
- the uppS gene encoding polyprenyl diphosphate synthase is translated as MSEENPVPDHVAIIMDGNGRWAEERGLNRTEGHKNGVKSVRIITKISANYGIKFLTLFTFSTENWKRGTKEVNFLFHLLVDSINTYIPELHENGVKINFIGDIDPLPLFVKNMVQFAAKTTQNNNRIVLNIALNYGSRREIVQVVEKLLLLGTTHEITEETFKQFLYTKDQPDPDLIIRTGGEKRLSNFLLYQSAYSELVFTDTLWPDFTEKEYLQILREFSTRTRKYGALK